In one Sporomusa sphaeroides DSM 2875 genomic region, the following are encoded:
- a CDS encoding lysophospholipid acyltransferase family protein, which translates to MQYYLVKCISRIVCCLPAGIRRGLGTLIGRLCWPLVPAKRKKMATANIKRSLGVDEDRASLLAKASAVRFGPMFMEVLHMPRLTPENIGNYVKLTGQEHLEDALKLGRGAVLATAHSGNWELLGAALAMHGFPLVAVVQRQTSHAMDKFINEYRTKAGMHVTYKTGVREMVKLLCGGKIIGLLMDQDNRRHGVFVEFFSRPASTPQGAAALGRLNHAPIVPAFITTNPDGTHTAIIHPPVMAEKTADRDHDILVTTQNLTQIIENHIRQYPQEWFWLHNRWKTPPPAGKL; encoded by the coding sequence ATGCAATATTATTTAGTAAAATGCATAAGCCGCATCGTGTGCTGTTTGCCGGCCGGCATCAGGCGCGGCCTGGGAACTCTGATCGGGCGGCTGTGCTGGCCGCTGGTTCCGGCTAAAAGAAAGAAGATGGCAACAGCTAATATTAAGCGCAGCCTGGGGGTTGATGAAGACCGGGCCAGCTTGCTGGCCAAGGCCAGTGCCGTACGCTTTGGCCCTATGTTCATGGAAGTGCTCCACATGCCCCGGCTTACCCCTGAAAATATTGGAAATTATGTTAAACTGACAGGCCAGGAGCATCTGGAAGATGCCCTGAAGCTGGGACGCGGCGCAGTACTGGCCACCGCCCATAGCGGCAATTGGGAGCTCTTAGGTGCCGCTCTTGCCATGCATGGCTTTCCCCTGGTGGCTGTCGTACAGCGTCAAACAAGCCATGCCATGGACAAATTTATTAATGAATACCGGACAAAAGCCGGTATGCATGTTACCTATAAAACCGGGGTCAGGGAAATGGTTAAGCTGCTTTGCGGCGGCAAAATTATCGGCCTCCTGATGGATCAGGATAATCGCAGACATGGTGTATTTGTTGAATTCTTTTCCCGGCCGGCTTCTACGCCGCAGGGAGCTGCCGCTTTGGGACGCCTGAATCATGCGCCGATTGTGCCGGCATTTATTACCACCAATCCGGACGGCACCCACACGGCTATTATTCACCCGCCGGTGATGGCGGAAAAAACCGCTGACCGTGACCACGATATTCTGGTGACAACCCAGAATTTGACCCAAATTATTGAAAATCATATCAGACAATACCCGCAGGAATGGTTTTGGCTGCATAACCGCTGGAAAACGCCGCCGCCTGCCGGGAAACTATAG
- a CDS encoding YjbH domain-containing protein — MKKTILAAAVVLLAAAPAYAAPSVNGSTGLINTPTADVLQEGQFSLGYYHLKEGGVGALNLNLAKNLELGVAGFRYDSDVSKDNETLVNFKYSLLSETVLTPGLAVGVEDIGNDAKRTHYAAASKALPFGFRLHAGVGDGRYDGVFAAIEKTISPIGAVTGNNIFPATTLIAEWDGDRMNYGARMAIVPGLKIDAGWRHSETYIGLSYTY, encoded by the coding sequence ATGAAAAAAACTATTCTCGCAGCGGCTGTTGTACTATTGGCCGCAGCTCCTGCATATGCCGCACCATCCGTTAACGGTTCAACAGGCCTGATCAACACTCCGACCGCCGATGTTCTGCAAGAGGGACAGTTTTCACTTGGCTATTATCATTTAAAAGAAGGCGGCGTTGGCGCCCTTAACCTCAATCTGGCAAAAAATCTGGAACTGGGTGTGGCCGGCTTCCGTTATGACAGTGATGTGAGCAAAGATAACGAGACGCTGGTTAATTTCAAGTACAGTCTGTTATCTGAGACGGTACTGACTCCCGGCCTGGCTGTCGGTGTGGAAGATATCGGCAATGATGCTAAACGCACTCACTATGCTGCGGCCAGCAAAGCCCTGCCTTTTGGCTTCCGGCTTCATGCAGGTGTTGGTGACGGACGCTATGACGGCGTATTTGCCGCTATTGAAAAGACCATCAGCCCGATCGGTGCGGTTACAGGCAACAACATCTTTCCGGCTACGACCCTGATTGCCGAGTGGGATGGTGACCGCATGAACTATGGTGCACGGATGGCCATTGTTCCCGGTCTGAAAATCGATGCCGGCTGGCGCCACAGCGAAACCTACATTGGCTTAAGCTACACCTACTAG
- a CDS encoding OmpH family outer membrane protein, whose product MFKDKKVAKMVAVAVVAVFLLGIFGLAISQSATGYAASAGTSSNIGKVNRALVLQQLPDLTQARETLDAELAQAQKDFDAKTANMSAKEKQDYYNQTMQRLQLKEQELLAPIHDKIDAAIKSVADAKGVAVVFDVNNVVYGGQDLTADVVKKLTGK is encoded by the coding sequence ATGTTTAAAGATAAGAAGGTTGCAAAAATGGTTGCCGTTGCTGTAGTGGCGGTATTTCTACTGGGAATATTTGGACTGGCGATATCGCAAAGCGCTACAGGTTATGCTGCTTCGGCCGGTACCTCATCCAATATTGGCAAGGTAAACCGGGCGCTAGTGCTGCAACAGCTGCCTGACCTGACCCAAGCCAGAGAAACCCTGGATGCTGAACTAGCACAAGCACAAAAAGACTTTGATGCCAAGACAGCCAATATGTCGGCTAAAGAAAAACAAGATTACTATAATCAAACCATGCAACGCCTTCAATTGAAGGAACAAGAGCTGCTGGCGCCCATTCATGACAAAATAGATGCCGCTATTAAATCGGTTGCCGATGCGAAGGGTGTTGCCGTGGTCTTTGATGTTAATAATGTAGTTTATGGTGGTCAGGATCTGACTGCCGATGTTGTGAAAAAACTTACCGGAAAATAA
- a CDS encoding OmpH family outer membrane protein, which produces MNKQIKMALVLVLIFVGALALAGCSSSQGNIGVLDVNKVMSDSPKIKQFQEQLNTKGKELSDQLEKDKAGLSAEEFQKRQEAAYGDFLKVKQDLENQIDASIKQAVEQVSTEKKLSVVLYKNSVAQGGTDITDAVIGKMQ; this is translated from the coding sequence ATGAACAAACAGATTAAAATGGCATTAGTACTGGTACTCATCTTTGTTGGTGCTCTGGCACTGGCCGGCTGCAGCAGCAGCCAGGGAAATATTGGCGTTCTTGATGTCAACAAGGTTATGTCTGACAGCCCGAAAATTAAACAATTTCAAGAACAGCTGAATACCAAAGGCAAAGAATTGAGCGATCAACTGGAAAAAGATAAAGCAGGCCTTAGTGCCGAGGAATTCCAAAAACGTCAGGAAGCGGCTTATGGCGATTTCCTGAAGGTAAAGCAAGACCTGGAAAACCAAATTGACGCCAGCATCAAACAGGCAGTTGAGCAAGTAAGCACCGAGAAAAAGCTCAGTGTTGTGCTCTACAAAAACAGTGTAGCGCAAGGCGGCACCGATATCACTGATGCTGTAATCGGCAAAATGCAATAA
- a CDS encoding sigma-70 family RNA polymerase sigma factor yields the protein MLLSEYLTELKKVRTLTPDEELALWQGYKAGGDLACRRRLIESYQPLVFKTAMRWRLPEAVILDLIQEGTVGLIEAVENYDHTRGIAFSLFAVHRIRGRMLNHLSREDDSLLHIDGVMATEGRQVSIADSLVDAQAEVAAQAEQNYLVEELRLAMGRLPAKEQQVLSGVYLDNCEPKDLAASMELSVSHIYRLQKQGIRRLRGMLSKLMGNW from the coding sequence ATGTTACTCAGCGAATACTTGACTGAACTGAAAAAAGTCCGCACACTGACGCCGGACGAAGAACTGGCGTTATGGCAGGGGTACAAAGCAGGTGGCGATTTGGCTTGCCGTCGCCGCCTGATAGAAAGTTACCAGCCGTTGGTTTTCAAAACCGCCATGCGCTGGCGCCTGCCTGAGGCCGTTATCCTGGACCTGATTCAGGAAGGAACGGTCGGACTGATCGAAGCTGTGGAGAACTATGACCATACCCGAGGCATTGCCTTCAGCTTATTTGCCGTACACCGTATCAGGGGGCGGATGCTGAATCATTTAAGCCGCGAAGACGACAGCCTGCTGCATATTGACGGTGTGATGGCGACTGAGGGCAGACAGGTATCAATTGCCGACTCGCTGGTTGATGCGCAGGCGGAAGTAGCGGCGCAAGCTGAGCAAAACTACCTGGTGGAAGAATTGCGGCTGGCTATGGGACGCCTGCCTGCCAAGGAGCAGCAGGTGTTAAGCGGTGTTTATCTTGACAATTGTGAACCGAAAGATTTGGCCGCCAGCATGGAATTAAGCGTGTCCCATATTTATCGCCTGCAGAAGCAGGGAATTCGCCGGCTTAGGGGGATGCTGTCCAAACTGATGGGCAACTGGTAG
- the lpxD gene encoding UDP-3-O-(3-hydroxymyristoyl)glucosamine N-acyltransferase, whose product MKKTLVEIAALIHGTATHTAGIEITGVTNIDDAGPGDITFAVPPHLDKAGKCAAAAVIIPDTIETFPKPAIRVANPRMAFTTLLSLFTPKPDVPPGIHPAAVVSATARLGANVSIMAHAVIDEYAEIGDNTIIYPHTYVGREATIGSHSLIYPNVTVRENCHIGDRVIIQSGAVIGSDGFGFVTIDGRHQKVPQVGNVIIENDVEIGANTCLDRATTGSTIVKQGTKIDNLVHLAHNVVVGENCFFVAQTGIAGSAKIGNNVTFAGQAGSAGHLTIGDNCVFAARSAPINDIPANSFYAGFPARPHKEWLRSEAAIGRLPDLIKKIRELEQRLADIEKK is encoded by the coding sequence GTGAAAAAGACGTTAGTTGAGATTGCCGCCCTGATTCATGGTACGGCTACCCATACTGCCGGCATAGAAATTACCGGCGTCACCAATATTGATGACGCCGGTCCGGGTGATATTACTTTTGCAGTGCCGCCGCACCTTGACAAAGCAGGAAAATGTGCGGCGGCTGCCGTAATCATTCCTGATACCATTGAAACCTTTCCCAAACCGGCCATCCGGGTGGCTAACCCCCGGATGGCCTTTACCACGCTGCTGAGCCTGTTTACCCCTAAGCCTGATGTGCCGCCGGGTATTCACCCGGCAGCAGTGGTAAGCGCTACCGCAAGGCTGGGTGCCAATGTGAGCATTATGGCCCATGCTGTCATTGATGAATATGCTGAAATCGGTGATAATACTATCATTTATCCGCACACCTATGTTGGGCGTGAAGCTACTATCGGCAGTCATTCACTCATTTATCCCAATGTTACCGTCAGAGAAAACTGTCATATCGGCGACCGGGTGATTATTCAGAGCGGTGCGGTAATTGGCAGTGACGGTTTTGGTTTTGTTACCATTGACGGCAGACACCAAAAAGTACCGCAGGTGGGCAATGTCATTATTGAAAATGACGTCGAAATCGGTGCCAATACCTGTCTGGACCGGGCTACTACCGGCAGTACGATTGTCAAGCAAGGCACCAAAATCGACAATCTAGTGCACCTGGCACACAATGTGGTTGTTGGCGAAAATTGCTTCTTTGTAGCGCAGACCGGTATTGCCGGCAGTGCCAAAATCGGCAATAATGTAACCTTTGCCGGCCAGGCAGGCAGTGCCGGGCATTTGACCATCGGTGACAACTGCGTGTTTGCCGCCAGGTCGGCACCCATTAACGACATCCCCGCCAACTCCTTTTATGCCGGTTTTCCTGCCCGTCCTCATAAAGAATGGCTGCGTTCTGAAGCCGCTATCGGCAGGCTGCCTGACCTCATCAAAAAAATCCGTGAGCTTGAGCAGCGGCTGGCTGATATAGAAAAGAAATAA
- a CDS encoding BamA/OMP85 family outer membrane protein produces MKILNKSKIFIAAAIVLSMAVSLVLPVNAADIEGKTATAVTVTGNHQVAESTILGVVTIRPGDALTAEKVKQDMQAIYDLGYFFDVVANFSEVPEGVKVIYTVMENPKLTDIVVKGNSKVSTDKIKEMVTTGKDGVLNTRTLNANVRSIESYYHDQGYILAKVSDVAMSPGGELTLTISEGVLEGIVVKGNEKTKEQVITREMKLKPGEPFNVKDARRSMQKVYNLGHFEDVNMKLNPGKEPNAVVLEASVVEQKTGTFSIGGGYSKADGMVGIIELGDNNFRGTGDRVKLHWEFGGADDTNYEVSYTRPWLDSKQTSLSFSYYDMTNEYDDYDTDGHLESSYDKKRKGFDITLGRPHGEYIHNYITFKNRKDTHVEYVEGPYDYSKGQPYEGYLEDNFGLTRSITLMRVFDSRDNVFNPTEGARYSLSAEFAGGSLGGDFNFNKYTAEGRQYHKVGRDHVIATRLTAGYADGSMPENGKFSVGGSDTLRGYKDDQFEGDKMLAATAEYRFPVVSKVQGVVFTDIANAWEGGSYKLDDLNYSVGVGLRLTTPIGPVRIDYAQGEQGGRTHFSFGGQF; encoded by the coding sequence ATGAAGATTCTTAACAAGTCTAAAATATTTATTGCTGCAGCGATTGTGCTAAGCATGGCTGTTAGTTTAGTCTTGCCTGTTAATGCAGCAGACATTGAAGGCAAGACGGCTACAGCGGTAACAGTGACAGGCAATCATCAGGTTGCCGAAAGTACGATTCTGGGTGTGGTGACAATCCGGCCGGGCGATGCTTTGACGGCTGAGAAAGTAAAACAGGACATGCAGGCAATCTATGATTTAGGTTACTTTTTTGATGTTGTTGCCAATTTCAGCGAAGTGCCTGAAGGTGTCAAAGTCATTTACACCGTTATGGAAAACCCGAAATTAACCGACATTGTCGTTAAAGGCAATAGCAAGGTATCTACCGATAAGATTAAAGAAATGGTGACAACAGGCAAAGACGGCGTTTTAAATACCAGAACCCTTAACGCTAATGTCCGCTCGATAGAGTCGTACTATCACGACCAGGGCTATATTTTAGCTAAAGTAAGTGATGTAGCTATGTCGCCGGGCGGGGAACTGACCCTGACAATCAGTGAAGGCGTACTGGAAGGCATTGTGGTCAAAGGCAACGAAAAGACCAAGGAACAAGTTATTACCCGTGAGATGAAACTTAAGCCAGGTGAGCCTTTCAACGTAAAGGACGCCCGTCGCAGTATGCAAAAAGTGTACAACCTGGGTCATTTTGAAGATGTCAATATGAAGCTCAATCCCGGCAAAGAGCCGAATGCGGTTGTGCTTGAGGCCAGTGTTGTTGAACAAAAGACAGGCACCTTCTCCATTGGCGGCGGTTACAGCAAAGCCGACGGTATGGTTGGCATTATCGAACTGGGTGACAACAACTTTAGAGGCACCGGCGACAGAGTCAAATTGCACTGGGAATTTGGCGGTGCCGACGACACCAACTATGAGGTAAGCTATACCCGTCCCTGGCTGGACAGCAAGCAAACCTCGCTGAGCTTCAGCTACTATGATATGACCAATGAATATGACGATTATGATACCGATGGTCATTTGGAATCAAGCTATGATAAAAAACGGAAAGGCTTTGATATTACGCTTGGCCGTCCGCATGGCGAATATATTCACAACTATATTACTTTCAAAAACCGTAAAGACACGCATGTTGAATATGTTGAAGGTCCTTACGATTACTCCAAAGGCCAGCCATATGAAGGCTATCTGGAAGATAACTTTGGCCTGACCCGCAGTATTACGCTGATGCGCGTGTTTGATTCCCGGGATAATGTGTTTAATCCTACCGAAGGAGCCCGTTATTCCCTGTCAGCCGAATTTGCCGGCGGCTCGCTTGGCGGTGACTTTAACTTTAACAAATATACCGCCGAAGGCCGCCAATACCACAAGGTTGGCCGTGATCATGTAATTGCCACCCGGCTTACTGCCGGTTATGCCGATGGCAGCATGCCGGAAAATGGCAAGTTTTCTGTCGGTGGTTCCGATACGCTGCGCGGTTACAAGGACGACCAGTTTGAAGGCGATAAAATGCTGGCCGCTACGGCAGAATACCGGTTCCCGGTTGTTAGCAAAGTGCAAGGCGTTGTTTTCACCGATATCGCTAACGCCTGGGAAGGCGGGAGCTACAAACTAGATGACCTTAACTACAGTGTGGGTGTAGGTCTCCGTTTGACCACACCAATAGGCCCTGTCCGCATTGATTATGCTCAAGGCGAGCAGGGTGGTCGTACCCACTTCAGTTTCGGCGGCCAGTTCTAA
- a CDS encoding translocation/assembly module TamB domain-containing protein produces the protein MRTKAIAAILILFVLVMAAFAWWSAHSPAVFSRIEATLATELTAALGTQVEVGQLHIAGLSSAAVDGVTVFDKQGRKLAVIEQVTVDYNILRLARGQTAINAISQITLTRPEVLLVEESDSVWNIACLAQESKPDDSAFTGKIVVKEAAVRIQALQGTWDLTGADGQLIIKNGQSIDIKLSASLGGSPVTARGFVNTARKSLSVTVAADKLHPAAYQSLVPAKAGLVFTDGALAELEVTVVSNSAGLSYAGEFLLEDLSVQVQGVPVAETRGRVSFTNNAVYLLGTSALINNQPVAARGKIAIAGDQPVFDLSVESANFDVATISYNLPVAGIIAFSAKLTGTLAMPVATAELSAKEAVIAGYQLQAASAKVNFADNQLQLEQFAAQMLGGQVQGQGTLDLTSRQYQVQLAASNLDAAEAQDLPVALSGRGDISLSVTGQGTDWQTINGLVAVTLADGQLAGVPYTKMTALVERTGSLTEIKHYDLILPSGLITAAGVMEDEQLKLAIEGQGIELAQLPFAIKDIHFAGTAGFQGQLTGTLTQPQLALTFDADGLSLNQEPWGQARGLITASPDRVAFEKVILTNGAALHDFSGTITFAGIQPECNLTLTTHAARAETFVRPLIPKLALTGNIEHELTIRGPLVNPAVSGRVKLSEGSLAGYLIGKAEGTYQWQNGLITVNQLDIDSFTAKIRLSGTVTADESMDFAVAAENIDITRLKAEYPYPVSGIASLNGKVTGKVTSPEVTGQLRASGVLLNGQAVSDMYASFSYADGQADIRELRFSQGQGHYVFGGGVNFKTAEIDGLLRAEGGELVSIMTIANMPDRGIRGRLSGEIAVNGNMHNPNILLRGAIYDGKIKNYPLDTIDIDVEMENKIITVNTFTAKQGADGLLVVKGKADLNGEIEVEAGGRSIDIGILTALFDTTVETKGQFSFNAQATGRTQNPNVAVSLEVQNGSVAHTEFDNLYGLLVFDKGSIHVNQLYVARGPYKASAYGVVPLRALNSQGRSQADITDTMDLILRLDNADLSILPLLTKEVAWAAGPTTGELAVGGTLAQPTLDGKVTVANGKIKLKSLSDPIENVGVDIQFKGDTININAFDGNMGGGSYSMNGSARLNGLGLDQYDIMLTLDRLGVKHNYFSGPIDGVFTLTSQNNRPHIYGRLTVDNATVNIPAVPDGEAIAFNAGLDVEVTVGNKVRLYNPYLYDFMAEGKVKFAGTLQRPSASGRIEARRGTVRYLTNRFNIISGSADFIQFRSIEPVIRLQAQTRLSRTTINLGINGPVSAMDLKLTAEPAMSQEEILSLLTLRGSYFSKTDSGASDSTLGRDELVSLLDAGLQLRFIAEVESVLQETLGVDELRLVRSSLFDYGGRRSRRNDSDSQLEGYNIEVGKYLTDKFLISYSMGLDQDNNNSFGFRYDLTRNIGIGGSFGSDSKNNLLTVETRFTF, from the coding sequence ATGCGAACCAAAGCTATTGCTGCAATCCTGATATTGTTTGTGCTGGTCATGGCTGCTTTTGCCTGGTGGTCGGCTCACAGCCCCGCAGTGTTTTCCCGGATTGAAGCAACACTTGCCACCGAACTGACAGCGGCACTGGGGACCCAGGTGGAGGTTGGCCAGCTGCACATAGCCGGACTTTCTTCAGCGGCTGTCGACGGCGTTACCGTATTTGATAAACAAGGCCGGAAACTGGCCGTTATCGAGCAAGTTACGGTAGACTATAATATACTCCGTTTGGCGCGCGGTCAAACTGCAATAAACGCCATCAGTCAAATTACCCTTACCCGGCCGGAAGTGCTGTTGGTGGAAGAATCGGACAGTGTCTGGAATATTGCCTGCCTGGCCCAGGAGAGCAAGCCGGATGATTCGGCTTTTACCGGTAAGATTGTGGTTAAAGAGGCCGCTGTCCGGATTCAAGCCTTGCAGGGAACCTGGGATTTAACCGGTGCCGACGGTCAGCTTATTATTAAAAACGGCCAGTCTATCGATATCAAGCTAAGTGCCAGCCTGGGCGGCTCGCCGGTGACTGCCCGGGGGTTTGTTAACACTGCCCGGAAAAGCCTGTCAGTCACTGTGGCGGCTGATAAGCTTCACCCGGCTGCTTACCAATCGCTGGTACCTGCCAAAGCCGGCCTGGTTTTTACCGATGGTGCTCTGGCGGAGCTGGAAGTAACGGTTGTCAGCAATTCTGCCGGATTAAGCTATGCGGGAGAATTTTTATTAGAGGATTTATCGGTACAGGTACAGGGGGTGCCTGTTGCCGAAACGCGCGGTCGTGTGAGCTTTACTAATAACGCGGTGTACCTGCTTGGTACCAGTGCGCTTATTAACAATCAGCCGGTAGCTGCCCGCGGCAAAATTGCCATAGCCGGTGACCAGCCGGTTTTTGACCTCAGTGTGGAATCAGCTAATTTTGATGTGGCGACAATTAGCTATAACCTGCCTGTTGCCGGCATCATTGCATTTTCCGCCAAACTCACCGGGACGCTGGCCATGCCGGTAGCAACAGCCGAGCTTTCGGCAAAAGAAGCTGTTATTGCCGGTTATCAGCTGCAGGCTGCCAGCGCCAAAGTGAATTTTGCGGATAATCAACTGCAGTTAGAGCAGTTTGCCGCACAAATGCTTGGCGGTCAGGTGCAGGGCCAGGGAACTCTGGACCTGACAAGCCGGCAGTATCAGGTACAGCTGGCTGCCAGCAATCTGGATGCTGCCGAGGCCCAAGACCTCCCTGTTGCCCTTAGCGGCAGAGGGGATATCAGCCTGTCGGTTACCGGTCAGGGAACCGACTGGCAAACCATCAATGGCTTAGTGGCGGTAACTCTGGCTGACGGCCAGCTGGCCGGTGTGCCTTACACCAAAATGACGGCACTTGTTGAGCGGACCGGCAGTCTTACCGAGATTAAACACTATGATCTTATCCTGCCCTCAGGTCTGATAACGGCAGCTGGCGTTATGGAAGATGAACAGCTCAAGCTGGCGATTGAGGGGCAAGGCATAGAACTGGCACAATTACCCTTTGCTATAAAAGATATTCACTTTGCCGGAACAGCCGGCTTCCAGGGCCAGCTGACAGGCACGCTGACCCAGCCGCAGCTTGCGCTCACGTTTGACGCCGACGGTCTCAGCCTGAATCAGGAACCCTGGGGCCAGGCCCGTGGGCTCATTACGGCTTCGCCGGACAGGGTGGCCTTTGAAAAAGTTATCCTTACCAATGGTGCTGCCCTGCATGATTTTTCCGGAACAATAACTTTTGCCGGAATTCAGCCGGAATGTAACCTTACCCTCACAACCCATGCTGCCAGGGCGGAAACCTTTGTCCGCCCGCTAATTCCCAAACTCGCGTTAACAGGTAATATTGAGCATGAACTGACAATACGCGGTCCCTTGGTTAATCCGGCCGTGAGCGGCAGGGTGAAATTATCGGAAGGCAGTCTGGCAGGGTATCTTATTGGCAAGGCTGAAGGCACCTACCAATGGCAGAACGGTCTGATAACCGTGAACCAGCTGGATATAGATTCGTTTACTGCTAAAATCAGGCTATCAGGAACGGTAACCGCCGATGAAAGCATGGACTTTGCCGTAGCGGCCGAGAATATCGATATTACCAGGCTAAAAGCAGAATATCCTTATCCGGTATCAGGTATAGCCAGTCTGAACGGTAAGGTGACAGGCAAGGTAACAAGCCCGGAGGTTACCGGTCAATTGAGAGCAAGCGGCGTCTTGCTTAATGGTCAGGCAGTCAGCGATATGTATGCCAGTTTCAGTTACGCTGACGGTCAGGCCGATATCCGGGAATTGCGATTTTCCCAAGGCCAGGGGCACTATGTTTTCGGCGGCGGAGTTAACTTTAAAACTGCGGAAATTGACGGCCTGCTCCGCGCTGAAGGCGGTGAACTCGTCAGTATTATGACCATTGCCAACATGCCGGACCGCGGTATTCGCGGCAGGCTGAGCGGTGAGATTGCCGTAAACGGTAATATGCATAATCCCAACATCCTGCTGCGCGGCGCCATCTATGACGGCAAAATAAAAAATTACCCGCTTGATACCATTGACATTGACGTCGAAATGGAAAATAAAATTATTACAGTCAATACCTTCACGGCTAAACAGGGAGCCGACGGCTTGCTGGTTGTTAAAGGCAAGGCGGATTTAAACGGTGAGATTGAAGTGGAAGCAGGCGGACGATCCATTGATATCGGCATTTTGACGGCGCTCTTTGATACCACGGTTGAAACCAAAGGGCAGTTTAGTTTTAATGCGCAAGCCACCGGCCGGACCCAGAACCCGAATGTTGCGGTATCGCTGGAAGTACAAAACGGCAGTGTGGCCCACACGGAATTTGACAATCTGTACGGGTTGTTGGTTTTCGACAAAGGCAGCATTCATGTTAACCAGTTGTATGTGGCCCGTGGACCGTACAAAGCAAGTGCCTATGGCGTTGTGCCGCTGCGGGCGCTGAACAGTCAGGGCCGCAGTCAGGCCGATATTACCGACACCATGGACCTTATCTTACGCCTGGACAATGCCGATTTGAGCATATTGCCGCTGCTGACCAAGGAAGTGGCCTGGGCAGCCGGACCGACAACAGGCGAGCTGGCTGTCGGCGGCACACTGGCCCAGCCTACGCTTGACGGCAAGGTGACGGTGGCTAATGGCAAAATAAAACTTAAGTCACTTTCCGACCCGATAGAAAATGTGGGGGTTGATATTCAGTTTAAAGGTGATACAATAAATATAAATGCCTTTGACGGGAACATGGGGGGCGGTTCTTACTCCATGAATGGGTCGGCCAGACTGAACGGCCTGGGATTGGACCAGTATGATATCATGCTTACCCTGGACCGGCTGGGTGTAAAACACAACTATTTTTCCGGTCCTATTGACGGCGTTTTTACATTAACCAGCCAGAATAACAGACCTCATATTTATGGCCGGCTGACAGTTGACAATGCCACTGTCAATATTCCGGCAGTGCCTGACGGTGAGGCGATTGCCTTTAACGCCGGTCTGGATGTGGAAGTTACTGTCGGCAATAAGGTCCGGCTGTATAATCCCTACCTGTATGATTTCATGGCCGAAGGGAAGGTTAAATTTGCCGGAACCCTGCAGCGGCCTTCGGCTTCAGGACGAATTGAAGCAAGGCGGGGTACGGTCAGATATTTAACCAACCGGTTTAACATTATCAGCGGCAGTGCCGACTTCATCCAGTTCCGTTCCATTGAGCCGGTAATCAGGCTGCAAGCCCAAACCAGGCTTTCGCGTACAACCATTAACCTGGGAATTAACGGCCCGGTTTCCGCCATGGATCTTAAACTGACCGCCGAACCGGCTATGAGCCAGGAGGAAATCCTGTCACTCTTAACTTTGCGCGGCAGCTATTTTTCCAAGACCGATTCGGGAGCCTCTGACAGCACTTTAGGACGCGATGAGCTTGTCAGCCTGCTGGATGCAGGCCTCCAGCTGCGGTTTATTGCCGAGGTGGAAAGCGTCCTGCAGGAAACGCTGGGGGTTGACGAATTGCGGCTGGTACGGTCGTCGCTGTTTGACTATGGCGGCAGACGCTCGCGCCGGAATGACTCTGACAGCCAGTTAGAGGGCTATAATATTGAAGTAGGTAAATATCTTACCGATAAATTTTTAATCAGTTATAGTATGGGTCTTGATCAGGATAATAACAACAGCTTCGGTTTCCGTTATGATTTGACCAGAAATATTGGCATCGGCGGCAGCTTTGGCAGCGATTCGAAGAACAATCTGCTTACTGTTGAGACCAGGTTTACTTTCTGA